One part of the Methylobacterium mesophilicum SR1.6/6 genome encodes these proteins:
- the aat gene encoding leucyl/phenylalanyl-tRNA--protein transferase, whose amino-acid sequence MHDPSRVDITPEILLKAYAAGIFPMAEDADDPTLYWVEPKARGVLPLDDFRVPRRLARTVRSDQFEVRSDTDFDGVIDGCAAPRRDSERTWINGRIRELYGALYDIGHVHTVEVYAGGRLVGGLYGVSLGAAFFGESMFHEVRDASKVALVHLMGRLRAGRYRLADTQFVTEHLTQFGAEELPRHVYKRRLAEALDQGADWHVWPSDGSVRGARVLEALGSGDGA is encoded by the coding sequence ATGCACGATCCCAGCCGCGTGGACATCACCCCCGAGATCCTGCTCAAGGCCTACGCGGCGGGCATCTTCCCGATGGCCGAGGATGCCGACGACCCGACCCTCTACTGGGTCGAGCCCAAGGCGCGCGGCGTGTTGCCCCTCGACGACTTCCGGGTCCCCCGTCGTCTCGCCCGGACGGTGCGCTCCGACCAGTTCGAGGTCCGCTCCGACACGGATTTCGATGGCGTGATCGACGGCTGCGCCGCCCCCCGCCGGGACAGCGAGCGCACCTGGATCAACGGGCGTATCCGCGAACTCTACGGCGCGCTCTACGATATCGGCCACGTCCACACGGTGGAGGTCTACGCGGGCGGGCGGCTCGTCGGCGGCCTGTACGGGGTCTCGCTGGGGGCGGCCTTCTTCGGCGAGAGCATGTTCCACGAGGTCCGCGACGCCTCCAAGGTCGCCCTGGTCCACCTGATGGGACGCCTGCGCGCCGGGCGCTACCGGCTCGCCGACACGCAGTTCGTGACCGAGCACCTCACGCAGTTCGGGGCCGAGGAGCTGCCGCGCCACGTCTACAAGCGGCGCCTCGCCGAGGCGCTCGACCAGGGCGCCGACTGGCACGTCTGGCCAAGCGACGGTTCGGTGCGGGGCGCGCGGGTGCTGGAGGCGCTGGGAAGCGGCGACGGGGCTTAG
- a CDS encoding DUF2155 domain-containing protein — protein MSRITALARRALAPSLVLALCASPAAADKIKNPTAVFSGLDKITGRIVSFEVAVDETVQFGALQLTPRVCYTRPPTESAKTTAFLEVDEVTLDNKYRRIFTGWMFASSPGLHAIEHPIYDVWLVDCKGGSDVIAEAKEQEDVPAMAAKPEKAKRPGKDATKTAQQLNANGQLDVEAPRGVPVQPRQKPSRKFFPSNEGPAPAPPPPPQPQNLFDALFR, from the coding sequence TTGAGCCGCATCACCGCCCTCGCACGCCGCGCGCTCGCCCCGAGCCTCGTGCTCGCCCTCTGCGCGAGCCCGGCCGCCGCCGACAAGATCAAGAACCCGACCGCGGTCTTCTCCGGCCTCGACAAGATCACCGGCCGGATCGTGTCGTTCGAGGTGGCGGTGGACGAGACCGTGCAGTTCGGCGCCCTGCAGCTCACCCCGCGGGTCTGCTACACGCGCCCGCCCACCGAGAGCGCCAAGACCACGGCGTTCCTCGAGGTCGACGAGGTGACCCTCGACAACAAGTACCGCCGGATCTTCACCGGCTGGATGTTCGCGTCGAGCCCGGGCTTGCACGCGATCGAGCACCCGATCTACGACGTCTGGCTGGTCGACTGTAAGGGCGGCAGCGACGTGATCGCCGAGGCCAAGGAGCAGGAGGACGTCCCGGCCATGGCGGCCAAGCCCGAGAAGGCGAAGCGCCCCGGCAAGGACGCGACCAAGACCGCCCAGCAGCTCAACGCCAACGGTCAGTTGGACGTGGAGGCGCCGCGCGGTGTGCCGGTACAGCCCCGGCAGAAGCCCTCGCGCAAGTTCTTCCCGTCGAACGAGGGCCCGGCGCCGGCCCCGCCGCCTCCGCCGCAGCCGCAGAACCTGTTCGACGCGCTGTTCCGCTAG
- a CDS encoding NADH:ubiquinone oxidoreductase subunit NDUFA12, protein MALKDTLLRVFTWWNGQTVSLAMQTARSGIFVGEDELGNKYYKAEGALIDRSVGSERRWVVYNGYADASKVPPGWRGWLCHNVDVAPSEEDYKAHPWQQPHVENQTGTANAYRPAGSQLSWGQRPAATGDYVSWTPGE, encoded by the coding sequence ATGGCGCTGAAGGACACTTTGCTGCGCGTCTTCACGTGGTGGAACGGCCAGACCGTCTCCCTCGCGATGCAGACCGCCCGCAGCGGCATCTTCGTCGGCGAGGACGAGCTCGGGAACAAGTACTACAAGGCGGAGGGCGCGCTGATCGACCGGTCGGTGGGATCGGAGCGGCGCTGGGTCGTCTACAACGGCTACGCCGACGCCTCGAAGGTGCCGCCGGGCTGGCGCGGCTGGCTCTGCCACAACGTCGACGTCGCGCCGAGCGAGGAGGATTACAAGGCCCACCCCTGGCAGCAGCCGCACGTCGAGAACCAGACCGGCACGGCCAACGCCTACCGGCCGGCGGGCTCGCAGCTCTCCTGGGGCCAGCGGCCGGCGGCGACCGGCGACTACGTGTCCTGGACGCCGGGCGAGTAG
- a CDS encoding vitamin B12-dependent ribonucleotide reductase, giving the protein MRFERRYTTAGQSPYAGIPFRKALSEIRNPDGSVVFRLDGIDVPESWSQVASDVLAQKYFRKAGVPARLRKVEENAVPSFLWRSVPDDAALAELPEDERFVSESSATQVFDRLAGCWTYWGWKGGYFSSEEAASAFMDELRFMLARQMVAPNSPQWFNTGLHWAYGIDGPSQGHYYCDPQTGVLTKSASAYEHPQPHACFIQSVQDDLVNDGGIMDLWVREARLFKYGSGTGSNFSMLRSENEKLGGGGKSSGLMSFLKIGDRAAGAIKSGGTTRRAAKMVIVDIDHPDIEAFIDWKVKEEQKVAALVTGSKVVSKHLTLVMKACTQCEAEGDACFDPERNPALKREIRAARRASVPDSYIKRVVQFARQGFTKIEFPVYDTDWDSEAYLTVAGQNSNNSVSLTDDFLRAVEADADWQLTARTSGKVTKTLKARDLWERIGEAAWASADPGLHFNTTMNDWHTCPAGGRIRASNPCSEYMFLDDTACNLASANLLTMYDRDTKRFDVEAFEHLNRLWTVVLEISVMMAQFPSKEIAELSYRYRTLGLGYANIGGLLMTMGLPYDSDAGRALAGALTAIMTGVAYATSAEMAAELGTFPAYDENADAMLRVIRNHRRAAHGEAEGYEFLNVAPVALDHANIPQADLGDHARAAWDRALKLGEEHGYRNAQATVIAPTGTIGLVMDCDTTGIEPDFALVKFKKLAGGGYFKIINQAAPDALRALGYRESEIAEIEAYAVGHGSMGQAPAINPTTLRAKGFSDEKIAAVEKGLKSAFDIKFVFNRWTLGDDFLTQTLKVPAEKLADPTFELLPFLGFSKKEIEAANTHICGAMTLEGAPGLKLEHYPVFDCANPCGRIGKRYLSVESHIRMMAAAQPFISGAISKTINMPNDATVEDCKAAYLMSWRLALKANALYRDGSKLSQPLNAALISDEEDEADEGIEALIQAPAAAKAAAAAEKIVERVIERVERIRSREKLPARRKGYTQKAVVGGHKVYLRTGEYDDGRLGEIFIDMHKEGATFRSLMNNFAIAISLGLQYGVPLEEYVEAFTFTRFEPAGFVQGNDAIKNATSLLDYVFRELAVSYLGRADLAHVSPAEIGGTVIGGGESGDTTREGPKPAPASSIVSRGLLRGSADRLTLIQGGPAGASLGVGAASAGQSAPAGGTVHAIRGSAALKAEPAAAGQAETIADTLPFAKAERSVADRRAEAKMKGYVGEACPECANFTLVRNGTCLKCDTCGSTTGCS; this is encoded by the coding sequence ATGCGGTTCGAGCGTCGCTACACCACGGCCGGTCAGTCGCCCTACGCCGGCATCCCCTTCCGCAAGGCGTTGAGCGAGATCCGCAATCCTGACGGGTCGGTGGTCTTCCGTCTCGACGGCATCGATGTCCCGGAGAGCTGGAGCCAGGTGGCGAGCGACGTGCTCGCCCAGAAGTACTTCCGCAAGGCGGGCGTCCCGGCGCGGCTGCGCAAGGTCGAGGAGAACGCGGTCCCGTCGTTCCTGTGGCGCTCGGTTCCGGACGACGCGGCCCTGGCCGAGCTCCCCGAGGACGAGCGCTTCGTCTCCGAATCCTCCGCCACGCAGGTCTTCGACCGGCTCGCCGGCTGCTGGACCTACTGGGGCTGGAAGGGCGGCTACTTCTCCTCGGAGGAGGCGGCCTCGGCCTTCATGGACGAGCTGCGCTTCATGCTGGCCCGCCAGATGGTGGCGCCGAACTCGCCGCAATGGTTCAACACCGGCCTGCACTGGGCCTACGGCATCGATGGCCCGAGCCAGGGCCACTATTACTGCGACCCGCAGACCGGCGTGCTGACCAAGTCGGCCTCGGCCTACGAGCATCCGCAGCCGCATGCCTGCTTCATCCAGTCGGTCCAGGACGACCTCGTCAACGACGGCGGCATCATGGACCTGTGGGTGCGTGAGGCGCGCCTGTTCAAGTACGGCTCCGGCACCGGCTCGAACTTCTCGATGCTGCGCTCGGAGAATGAGAAGCTCGGCGGCGGCGGCAAGTCGTCGGGCCTGATGAGCTTCCTGAAGATCGGCGACCGGGCGGCCGGCGCGATCAAGTCGGGCGGCACCACGCGGCGCGCCGCCAAGATGGTGATCGTCGACATCGACCACCCGGATATCGAGGCCTTCATCGACTGGAAGGTGAAGGAGGAGCAGAAGGTCGCCGCCCTGGTGACCGGCTCGAAGGTCGTCTCCAAGCACCTGACCCTGGTTATGAAGGCCTGCACGCAGTGCGAGGCCGAGGGCGATGCCTGCTTCGATCCGGAGCGCAACCCGGCCCTCAAGCGCGAGATCAGGGCCGCCCGCCGCGCCTCCGTGCCGGATTCCTACATCAAGCGCGTGGTGCAGTTCGCCCGTCAGGGCTTCACCAAGATCGAGTTCCCCGTCTACGACACCGACTGGGATTCGGAGGCCTACCTCACGGTCGCCGGTCAGAACTCCAACAACTCGGTCTCGCTGACCGACGATTTCCTGCGCGCCGTCGAGGCGGATGCCGACTGGCAGCTGACCGCCCGCACCTCCGGCAAGGTCACCAAGACCCTGAAGGCCCGCGACCTGTGGGAGCGGATCGGCGAGGCCGCCTGGGCCTCGGCGGATCCGGGCCTGCACTTCAACACCACGATGAACGACTGGCACACCTGTCCGGCGGGCGGGCGGATCCGGGCCTCGAACCCGTGCTCCGAGTACATGTTCCTCGACGACACGGCCTGCAATCTCGCCTCGGCGAACCTGCTGACGATGTACGACCGGGACACCAAGCGCTTCGACGTGGAGGCGTTCGAGCACCTCAACCGTCTCTGGACGGTGGTGCTCGAGATCTCCGTGATGATGGCGCAGTTCCCGTCGAAGGAGATCGCGGAGCTCTCCTACCGCTACCGGACGCTCGGCCTCGGCTACGCCAATATCGGCGGCCTGCTGATGACCATGGGCCTGCCCTACGATTCCGACGCGGGCCGGGCCCTGGCCGGCGCCCTCACGGCGATCATGACCGGTGTGGCCTACGCCACCTCGGCCGAGATGGCGGCGGAACTCGGCACCTTCCCGGCCTATGACGAGAACGCCGACGCGATGCTGCGGGTCATCCGCAACCATCGCCGGGCCGCTCATGGCGAGGCCGAGGGCTACGAGTTCCTGAACGTCGCGCCGGTCGCCCTCGACCACGCCAACATCCCGCAGGCCGATCTGGGCGACCACGCTCGGGCCGCCTGGGACCGGGCGCTCAAGCTCGGCGAGGAGCACGGCTACCGCAACGCCCAGGCCACCGTGATCGCGCCCACCGGCACGATCGGCCTCGTGATGGATTGCGACACCACCGGCATCGAGCCCGATTTCGCCCTGGTGAAGTTCAAGAAGCTCGCCGGCGGCGGCTACTTCAAGATCATCAACCAGGCCGCTCCGGACGCCCTCCGGGCGCTCGGTTACCGCGAATCCGAGATCGCCGAGATCGAGGCCTACGCGGTGGGCCACGGCTCGATGGGCCAGGCGCCGGCTATCAACCCGACGACGCTGCGCGCCAAGGGCTTTTCGGACGAGAAGATCGCGGCCGTCGAGAAGGGCCTGAAGTCGGCCTTCGACATCAAGTTCGTGTTCAACCGCTGGACGCTCGGCGACGACTTCCTGACCCAGACCCTCAAGGTCCCGGCCGAGAAGCTCGCGGACCCGACCTTCGAGCTGCTGCCCTTCCTCGGCTTCTCCAAGAAGGAGATCGAGGCCGCCAACACCCATATCTGCGGGGCGATGACGCTCGAGGGGGCGCCGGGCCTCAAGCTCGAGCATTACCCGGTCTTCGACTGCGCCAACCCGTGCGGCCGGATCGGCAAGCGCTACCTGTCGGTCGAGAGCCACATCCGCATGATGGCGGCGGCGCAGCCCTTCATCTCGGGGGCGATCTCCAAGACCATCAACATGCCGAACGACGCCACGGTCGAGGATTGCAAGGCCGCCTACCTGATGTCCTGGCGTCTCGCCCTCAAGGCGAATGCCCTCTACCGCGACGGCTCGAAGCTGTCGCAGCCGCTCAACGCCGCGCTGATCTCCGATGAGGAGGACGAGGCCGATGAGGGGATCGAGGCGCTGATCCAGGCGCCGGCCGCCGCCAAGGCCGCCGCCGCCGCGGAGAAGATCGTCGAGCGCGTGATCGAGCGCGTCGAGCGGATCCGCTCCCGGGAGAAGCTGCCGGCCCGCCGGAAGGGCTACACCCAGAAGGCGGTGGTGGGCGGCCACAAGGTCTACCTGCGCACCGGCGAGTACGACGACGGCCGCCTCGGCGAGATCTTCATCGACATGCACAAGGAGGGCGCGACCTTCCGGAGCCTGATGAACAACTTCGCCATCGCGATCTCGCTCGGCCTCCAATACGGCGTGCCGCTGGAGGAGTACGTGGAGGCTTTCACCTTCACGCGGTTCGAGCCGGCCGGCTTCGTGCAGGGTAACGACGCGATCAAGAACGCGACCTCGCTCCTCGACTACGTGTTCCGGGAGCTGGCGGTCTCGTATCTCGGCCGCGCCGACCTCGCCCATGTCAGCCCCGCCGAGATCGGCGGCACGGTGATCGGCGGCGGAGAGAGCGGCGACACGACCCGCGAGGGTCCGAAGCCGGCCCCGGCCTCCTCGATCGTGTCGCGCGGTCTGCTGCGCGGCTCGGCCGACCGGCTGACCCTGATCCAGGGCGGCCCGGCCGGCGCCAGCCTCGGCGTGGGCGCGGCGAGCGCAGGACAGTCGGCCCCGGCCGGCGGCACCGTCCACGCGATCCGCGGCAGCGCGGCGTTGAAGGCCGAGCCAGCGGCGGCCGGTCAGGCCGAGACGATCGCCGACACCCTCCCCTTCGCCAAAGCGGAGCGGAGCGTCGCCGACCGCCGCGCCGAGGCGAAGATGAAGGGCTACGTCGGCGAGGCCTGCCCGGAATGCGCCAACTTCACGCTGGTCCGTAACGGCACCTGCCTGAAGTGCGACACATGCGGGAGCACCACCGGCTGCTCGTGA
- a CDS encoding SDR family NAD(P)-dependent oxidoreductase: MSDTSTVLITGASSGIGATYADRFARRGHDLVLVARDAARLTALAERLRAETGVALDVLPADLTAEADLLRIEARLREDARIGVLVNNAGAAGHGSFLDQDPAAAAALVALNVTAPTRLASAVAPRFAQAGSGVIVNIGSVVGLAPEFGMAVYGATKSYMLFLSQGLQRELGPKGVYVQAVLPAATRTEIWERSGRDVNTLQGVMEVGDLVDAALQGFDRREDVTIPPLPDAGQWSAFEAARIAMVPNFAQSHAAERYRASA; this comes from the coding sequence ATGAGCGACACCTCAACCGTCCTAATCACCGGCGCCTCCTCGGGCATCGGCGCCACCTATGCCGACCGCTTCGCCCGCCGCGGCCACGATCTCGTCCTCGTCGCCCGGGATGCCGCACGGCTCACGGCCCTGGCGGAGCGGCTGCGCGCCGAGACAGGTGTCGCGCTCGACGTGCTACCCGCCGATCTCACGGCCGAGGCCGATCTCCTGCGGATCGAGGCACGGCTCCGGGAGGATGCGCGCATCGGCGTGCTGGTGAACAATGCCGGCGCGGCCGGGCACGGGAGCTTCCTCGATCAGGATCCGGCCGCGGCCGCCGCGCTGGTCGCCCTCAACGTCACCGCGCCGACGCGGCTCGCCAGCGCCGTCGCGCCGCGCTTCGCGCAGGCGGGGTCGGGCGTCATCGTGAATATCGGCTCGGTCGTCGGCCTCGCCCCCGAGTTCGGCATGGCCGTGTACGGGGCGACCAAGTCGTACATGCTGTTCCTGAGCCAGGGGCTCCAGCGCGAGCTGGGTCCGAAGGGCGTCTACGTCCAGGCCGTCCTTCCGGCGGCGACGCGCACCGAGATCTGGGAGCGGTCCGGCCGCGACGTGAACACGCTCCAAGGCGTGATGGAGGTCGGGGACCTCGTGGATGCGGCGCTCCAGGGCTTCGACCGCCGGGAGGACGTGACGATCCCGCCCCTGCCGGATGCCGGCCAATGGTCGGCCTTCGAAGCCGCGCGGATCGCGATGGTCCCGAACTTCGCGCAGTCCCACGCCGCGGAGCGTTACCGCGCCTCGGCGTGA
- a CDS encoding winged helix-turn-helix transcriptional regulator: protein MQRTPFDQMPCPVARSLDRVGEWWSILILRDAFYGLTRFDQFEQSLGIAPNMLTRRLKALCEAGLMERRPYQERPPRYEYVLTDKGRDFRPVLWTLFAWGNRHLAPEGESVILTDPATGQPVDPVVVDRRTGRSLEEGVRVAAGPAASDRLRRRFERPTTI from the coding sequence ATGCAGCGCACACCCTTCGACCAGATGCCCTGTCCCGTCGCCCGGTCCCTGGACCGGGTGGGCGAGTGGTGGAGCATCCTCATCCTGCGGGACGCCTTCTACGGACTGACCCGGTTCGACCAGTTCGAACAGAGTCTGGGGATCGCCCCGAACATGCTGACCCGCCGGCTCAAGGCGCTGTGCGAGGCCGGGCTCATGGAGCGGCGGCCCTATCAGGAGCGGCCGCCGCGGTACGAATACGTCCTCACCGACAAGGGGCGGGATTTCCGGCCGGTGCTCTGGACCCTGTTCGCCTGGGGCAACCGCCACCTCGCCCCCGAGGGGGAGAGCGTGATCCTGACCGATCCGGCCACCGGCCAGCCCGTCGATCCGGTCGTGGTGGACCGGCGGACGGGCCGTTCCCTGGAGGAGGGAGTCCGCGTCGCCGCGGGGCCGGCCGCCAGCGACAGGCTCCGGCGCCGCTTCGAGCGCCCCACCACGATCTGA
- a CDS encoding HlyD family secretion protein, whose protein sequence is MGEAATIDAFAKDDGEERRATSKRRLSRKRAAFSGIALLALTGAGLYGRFWWEDGRFIESTDDAYVGGDVTVIAPRVAGVVSEVLVRDNQRVRAGDVLIRLDDRDYRAALARAEAAVAGQDATLLNLAATRRLQEAVIAQSRADLTGVEAEAARTRFDVDRYRQLAAKSYASEQRFQQADADDKKAAAAVARARAGLDAAERRIAVIDTQCRQAEAARAQAVAERDIARLNLGYTEIRAPADGVVGNRSARTGSYATPGAGFVALVPADGLWVDANFKESQLARMRPGQSVGIVADILPGEIFAGHVESLAPATGAQFSVLPAENATGNFTKIVQRVPVRIRLDGDGGRLGRLRPGLSVTASVDRRGGAPEADAPAPGGLVVGALTR, encoded by the coding sequence ATGGGCGAGGCCGCGACAATCGATGCGTTCGCGAAGGACGACGGCGAAGAGCGCCGCGCAACTTCGAAGCGGCGCCTGTCGCGCAAGCGCGCGGCGTTCAGCGGGATCGCTCTCCTGGCGCTCACCGGAGCCGGGCTCTACGGGCGCTTCTGGTGGGAGGACGGCCGGTTCATCGAGAGCACCGACGACGCCTATGTCGGCGGCGACGTCACGGTGATCGCCCCCCGCGTCGCGGGCGTCGTCTCCGAGGTCCTGGTGCGCGACAACCAGCGCGTCCGCGCCGGAGACGTCCTCATCCGCCTCGACGACCGGGATTACCGTGCCGCCCTGGCCAGGGCGGAGGCGGCGGTGGCGGGGCAGGACGCCACGCTCCTCAACCTCGCGGCCACGCGGCGCCTGCAGGAGGCGGTCATCGCGCAAAGCCGCGCCGACCTGACCGGTGTCGAGGCCGAGGCCGCCCGCACCCGGTTCGACGTCGACCGCTACCGTCAGCTCGCGGCGAAGAGCTACGCCTCGGAGCAGCGCTTCCAGCAGGCGGACGCCGACGACAAGAAGGCCGCCGCCGCGGTCGCCAGGGCCCGGGCCGGCCTCGATGCCGCCGAGCGGCGGATCGCCGTCATCGACACGCAGTGCCGGCAGGCGGAGGCCGCCCGGGCGCAGGCCGTGGCCGAGCGCGACATCGCCCGGCTCAACCTTGGCTACACGGAGATCCGCGCGCCGGCCGACGGCGTGGTTGGCAACCGCAGCGCCCGCACGGGCTCCTACGCCACGCCCGGCGCCGGGTTCGTCGCCCTCGTGCCGGCGGACGGCCTCTGGGTCGACGCGAACTTCAAGGAGAGCCAGCTCGCGCGGATGCGTCCGGGTCAGAGCGTCGGCATCGTGGCCGACATCCTGCCCGGCGAGATCTTCGCCGGACATGTCGAGAGCCTCGCCCCGGCGACCGGCGCGCAGTTCAGCGTGCTGCCCGCGGAGAACGCCACCGGCAACTTCACCAAGATCGTCCAGCGGGTGCCCGTCCGCATCCGCCTCGACGGCGATGGCGGACGACTCGGGCGCCTGCGCCCGGGCCTGTCGGTGACGGCCTCGGTCGATCGCCGGGGCGGCGCGCCGGAGGCTGACGCGCCCGCGCCCGGCGGGCTCGTCGTCGGGGCGCTGACCCGGTGA
- a CDS encoding DHA2 family efflux MFS transporter permease subunit, with product MSAAGPTPLSEAQKVFAFAVMCVGFFIALLDIQIVSASLKEIGGGLSASPDEVAWVQTSYLIAEIIVIPLSGFLARVMSTRWLFCASAAGFTATSLLCGWAWDIESMIVFRALQGFLGGSMIPTVFTTAFAFFPGRKIVVAAATIGALSSLAPTLGPTVGGWITDNYSWHWLFFVNLVPGVFVAVVVPLMVRVDEPEPALVKTADWLGIALMALFLGCLEYTLEEGPRWNWTEDSTIRATAWISGLAGTGFLWRSLTYAHPIVDLTALRSRNFALGCLFSFVTGIGIFATIYLTPLFLGRVRGFSALQIGLAVFSTGVFQVMAIPVYAILARHIDLRWLMMFGLGLFGLSMWSFTPITHEWGWRELLWPQARRGFAQQFAVAPTVTLTLGGLAPAKLKLASGLFNLMRNLGGAIGIAACATILNDRTNLHFLRLAEHLNPANPAMRASLGGLEARMAAGLSGDPAHGHAAALKQLWSLTYREAQTMTYADAFVVIAGCFALATPLVPLMRKVGPPKGPVADAH from the coding sequence GTGAGCGCCGCCGGCCCCACGCCGCTGAGCGAGGCGCAGAAGGTCTTCGCCTTCGCGGTGATGTGCGTCGGCTTCTTCATCGCGCTCCTCGACATCCAGATCGTCTCGGCCTCCCTGAAGGAGATCGGCGGCGGGCTCTCGGCGAGCCCCGACGAGGTCGCCTGGGTGCAGACCAGCTACCTGATCGCCGAGATCATCGTGATCCCGCTGTCGGGCTTCCTCGCCCGGGTGATGTCGACCCGCTGGCTGTTCTGCGCCTCGGCCGCCGGCTTCACCGCCACCAGCCTGCTCTGCGGCTGGGCCTGGGACATCGAGAGCATGATCGTCTTCCGGGCGCTCCAGGGCTTCCTCGGCGGCTCGATGATCCCGACCGTCTTCACCACGGCCTTCGCGTTCTTCCCCGGCAGAAAGATCGTGGTGGCCGCCGCGACGATCGGGGCGCTCTCCTCCCTCGCCCCGACGCTGGGTCCGACGGTGGGCGGCTGGATCACCGACAACTATTCCTGGCACTGGCTGTTCTTCGTGAACCTCGTGCCGGGGGTCTTCGTCGCCGTCGTGGTGCCGCTGATGGTGCGGGTGGACGAGCCGGAGCCGGCCCTCGTCAAGACCGCCGACTGGCTCGGCATCGCCCTGATGGCGCTGTTTCTCGGCTGCCTCGAATACACCCTCGAGGAAGGACCGCGCTGGAACTGGACCGAGGATTCGACCATCCGCGCGACGGCCTGGATCTCGGGACTGGCCGGGACCGGCTTCCTGTGGCGCAGCCTCACCTACGCCCACCCGATCGTCGACCTGACCGCCCTCCGGAGCCGCAACTTCGCCCTCGGCTGCCTGTTCTCCTTCGTCACCGGCATCGGCATCTTCGCCACGATCTACCTCACACCCCTGTTCCTCGGCCGGGTGCGCGGCTTCTCGGCCCTGCAGATCGGGCTCGCGGTGTTCTCCACCGGCGTGTTCCAGGTGATGGCGATCCCGGTCTACGCGATCCTCGCCCGGCACATCGACCTGCGCTGGCTGATGATGTTCGGACTTGGTTTGTTCGGCCTGAGCATGTGGTCGTTCACGCCGATCACCCATGAATGGGGCTGGCGCGAACTGCTCTGGCCGCAGGCGCGGCGGGGCTTCGCGCAGCAATTCGCCGTCGCCCCGACGGTCACGCTGACCCTGGGCGGTCTCGCTCCGGCCAAGCTGAAGCTCGCCTCCGGGCTGTTCAACCTGATGCGCAACCTCGGCGGCGCCATCGGCATCGCGGCCTGTGCGACGATCCTCAACGACCGCACGAACCTGCACTTCCTCCGGCTCGCCGAGCATCTCAACCCGGCGAATCCGGCGATGCGCGCGAGCCTGGGGGGCCTTGAGGCGCGGATGGCGGCCGGGCTCTCCGGCGACCCGGCCCACGGCCACGCGGCAGCGCTCAAGCAGCTCTGGTCGCTCACCTACCGGGAGGCGCAGACCATGACCTACGCCGACGCCTTCGTGGTCATCGCTGGCTGCTTCGCCCTCGCCACCCCCCTCGTGCCGCTGATGCGCAAGGTCGGACCACCCAAAGGACCCGTCGCCGATGCCCACTGA
- a CDS encoding PaaI family thioesterase, producing the protein MPTETARDPAPSRRRLVEWSDPALVAKAGQGLDGLAFLRAMLAGEVPHPPLIALLGIDLVSADPGRVTMRMGPGEYLYNPLGSVHGGALASLLDSVMGCAVHSTLPLGRGYTTLEIKVNYLRAVTAASGPLLAVGEIVHAGRRQAVAEARLTDVTGRLCATASTTCLLLDAPSRGDTPPPAMDPVLAERTRNS; encoded by the coding sequence ATGCCCACTGAAACCGCCCGCGACCCTGCGCCGTCCCGCCGCCGCCTGGTGGAATGGTCCGACCCCGCCCTCGTGGCGAAGGCCGGCCAGGGCCTCGACGGCCTCGCCTTCCTGCGGGCGATGCTGGCGGGGGAGGTTCCACATCCGCCGCTGATCGCCTTGCTCGGGATCGATCTCGTCTCGGCCGATCCGGGACGGGTCACGATGCGCATGGGGCCGGGCGAATATCTCTACAACCCGCTCGGCTCCGTCCACGGGGGTGCGCTCGCCTCGCTCCTCGACAGCGTGATGGGCTGCGCCGTTCATTCGACGCTGCCCCTCGGTCGCGGCTACACCACGCTGGAGATCAAGGTGAACTACCTGCGCGCGGTCACGGCCGCGTCCGGGCCGCTTTTGGCGGTGGGAGAGATCGTCCATGCCGGGCGCCGACAGGCGGTGGCGGAGGCGAGACTCACCGACGTGACGGGCCGCCTCTGTGCAACGGCGAGCACTACCTGCCTGCTCCTCGACGCGCCGAGCCGGGGCGACACTCCGCCCCCGGCCATGGATCCGGTCCTGGCAGAGCGGACCCGAAACTCATGA